From the Montipora capricornis isolate CH-2021 chromosome 2, ASM3666992v2, whole genome shotgun sequence genome, one window contains:
- the LOC138037531 gene encoding uncharacterized protein: MYHRIRIPEADQHVHRFLWRDLQTDREPDVYVKRVLIFGDKPAPAMAQIALRKTVDEAREDFPEAAQVLKDNTYMDDICDSVCTEEEARELTKCIDNVLETGGFKAKGWLSNKANSNTDQEERKETAILKGVMKKRAKIRPTGAVGKGRRLGREITLRNSRKMDQPVSRNEELQWHKLREMSDTALCSWPPYILCFFSDASEDAFGSCAYARWQMSNGEYDARFIAAKSRVAPLKRLTIPRLELQGAVLASRLCKTIVDESRFQFEKVILFLDSKIVLAWIRSKAMRFKQFVSVRVGEIQTNTDPSQWKHIPGEMNVTDDVSRGISVRNLVER, from the exons ATGTATCACAGAATCCGCATACCAGAAGCGGACCAGCACGTACACAGGTTCCTGTGGAGAGACCTACAGACAGATCGCGAACCGGATGTCTATGTCAAGAGAGTACTTATCTTTGGAGACAAACCAGCCCCGGCGATGGCACAAATAGCACTAAGGAAGACAGTAGACGAAGCAAGAGAAGATTTCCCAGAAGCAGCACAAGTTCTCAAAGACAACACCTACATGGATGACATCTGTGATTCAGTCTGCACCGAGGAAGAAGCACGAGAACTAACGAAATGCATAGACAATGTACTCGAAACAGGAGGTTTTAAAGCCAAGGGCTGGCTTTCGAATAAAGCTAACTCTAACACCGATCAGGAAGAGAGAAAGGAAACAGCGATTTTGAAAGGAGTCATGAAGAAAAG AGCCAAGATAAGGCCTACAGGAGCTGTGGGAAAAGGGCGTCGGCTGGGACGAGAAATTACCCTCCGAAACTCAAGAAAAATGGACCAACCTGTTTCAAGAAATGAAGAGCTTCAATGGCACAAGCTTCGAGAGATGTCTGACACCGCCTTATGCAGTTGGCCGCCCTatattctgtgttttttttctgatgCCTCTGAAGACGCATTCGGTTCCTGCGCGTATGCACGATGGCAGATGTCGAATGGAGAGTACGACGCACGATTTATTGCAGCAAAATCAAGGGTTGCACCGCTGAAAAGATTGACCATACCTCGCCTGGAGCTTCAAGGTGCAGTCTTGGCCTCCCGACTGTGTAAAACCATTGTAGACGAATCCCGTTTCCAATTTGAGAAAGTTATCCTTTTCCTGGATAGCAAGATAGTTCTAGCATGGATCCGTAGCAAGGCTATGAGATTTAAACAATTTGTATCAGTCAGAGTTGGTGAGATCCAAACCAACACAGACCCTTCCCAGTGGAAACATATTCCTGGAGAGATGAATGTAACTGACGATGTTTCTCGTGGCATATCAGTACGAAATTTGGTTGAGAGGTAG